A window from Candidatus Eisenbacteria bacterium encodes these proteins:
- a CDS encoding ATP-binding cassette domain-containing protein, with protein sequence MLRGVDLSVARGECLVVIGRSGTGKSVLLKHVVGLLQPDRGTVRVNGIDVATLEEKELLSLREQMGMLFQGGALFDSMTVGENVGLALREHTPLPESQIEMVVAEKLSLVGLSGSEGSRPSSLSGGMKKRAALARALAMNPKIMLYDEPTTGLDPITADVINRLIRQLQERLGMTSIAVTHDMRSAYHIADRIAMLHEGRIHAIGTPDEIQSTKDPILRQFIEGSSEGPLLPT encoded by the coding sequence GTGCTCCGGGGTGTCGATCTTTCCGTAGCACGGGGGGAGTGTCTGGTCGTGATCGGGCGCTCCGGAACAGGTAAGTCCGTGCTGTTGAAGCACGTTGTGGGTTTGCTCCAGCCGGACCGGGGTACGGTACGGGTGAACGGCATCGACGTTGCCACCCTGGAGGAGAAGGAGCTGCTCTCCCTGCGGGAGCAGATGGGGATGCTCTTCCAGGGGGGCGCGCTCTTCGATTCCATGACCGTGGGAGAGAACGTGGGGCTGGCCCTCCGGGAGCACACGCCGCTCCCGGAGAGCCAGATCGAGATGGTGGTGGCGGAGAAGCTCTCCCTCGTGGGCCTGAGCGGGAGCGAGGGAAGCCGGCCGTCGAGCCTGAGCGGAGGGATGAAGAAGCGGGCGGCGCTCGCTCGCGCGCTCGCGATGAACCCGAAGATCATGCTCTACGACGAGCCGACGACGGGGCTGGATCCGATCACGGCGGACGTGATCAACCGGCTGATCCGCCAGCTCCAAGAGAGGCTGGGCATGACGTCGATCGCCGTCACGCACGACATGCGCAGCGCGTACCACATCGCCGATCGCATCGCGATGCTCCACGAGGGACGCATCCACGCGATCGGGACGCCGGACGAGATCCAGAGCACGAAGGATCCGATCCTGCGTCAATTCAT
- a CDS encoding ABC transporter permease: MSPSEREANAADAEDPLPTTGPQGWLVDRFENVGEVFLLLGAALREFPGGIRKTGLVFIQMSMIGLGSMPLTVIVALFTGAVAAVQAAYQMRDYVPMLYLGTVIGKSVVIELGPVLTALVVGGRVSAAIAAELGTMRVTEQIDAMETLGISPIRYLVVPRLVASFLMLPLLTIFADILAIFGAYLVAVLTLDVSGHTFTSGLKMYFKIQDVFSGLIKAFFFGGIIGLMGCHYGLRTEGGAEAVGDSTTRAVVASCLLILIVDYLLASFLFRVLFA, translated from the coding sequence GTGAGCCCGAGCGAGCGCGAAGCCAACGCCGCCGACGCCGAGGACCCGCTCCCCACCACCGGGCCGCAAGGCTGGCTCGTCGACCGCTTCGAGAACGTGGGGGAGGTCTTCCTCCTCCTCGGCGCCGCCCTTCGCGAGTTCCCCGGCGGGATCCGCAAGACGGGCCTCGTCTTCATCCAGATGTCCATGATCGGGCTCGGTTCGATGCCGCTCACGGTGATCGTCGCGCTCTTCACGGGCGCCGTCGCGGCGGTGCAGGCGGCCTATCAGATGCGCGACTACGTTCCGATGCTCTACCTCGGAACCGTGATCGGGAAGTCCGTGGTGATCGAGCTGGGGCCCGTCCTGACCGCGCTCGTCGTGGGGGGGCGCGTGAGCGCGGCGATCGCGGCGGAGCTCGGGACGATGCGCGTCACCGAGCAGATCGACGCGATGGAGACGCTCGGGATCAGCCCGATCCGCTACCTCGTCGTGCCCCGGCTCGTGGCGTCCTTCCTCATGCTCCCGCTCCTCACGATCTTCGCGGACATCCTCGCCATCTTCGGGGCGTACCTCGTGGCGGTGCTCACCCTCGACGTGAGTGGCCACACGTTCACGAGCGGCCTCAAGATGTACTTCAAGATCCAGGACGTCTTCTCGGGGCTCATCAAGGCGTTCTTCTTCGGCGGGATCATCGGCCTGATGGGATGCCACTACGGGCTCCGCACCGAGGGGGGCGCCGAGGCGGTCGGGGATTCCACCACGCGGGCCGTCGTCGCGTCGTGCCTCCTCATCCTGATCGTGGACTACCTCCTGGCCAGCTTCCTCTTCCGGGTGCTCTTTGCCTGA
- the dnaB gene encoding replicative DNA helicase, with protein MTALPAHDDRELRPATANRAAERDSARIPPQALDAERSVLGSMLLSRDAIATALQHLGENAFYRESHRKIWRAIIEISDGTRPVDLLMLLEELKKRHELDAVGGAAYLTTLDQYVSTAANVEHYCKIVHEKAILRSLIDVGTEIVAEAFDGRDEPAQLLDRAEQAIFALSDERLRTGFLPMRQLVLQGYSAIEEYRQRQVHVTGVPSGFYDLDEMTAGFQKSDFVVIAGRPSMGKTAFAMNIADFVGARAKAKDRMAVAVFSLEMSKESLVQRLLCSLAKVDIHKVRRGFASAQEYKALQQAAAQLHEAPIYIDDTAAISILEMRAKARRLVSEMPLGMIVIDYLQLIRGPQDSENRQQEISSISRSLKALAKELQVPVLALSQLSRAVETRGGSKRPMLSDLRESGAIEQDADVVLFVYRQDAYENDPAKMDGKAEIIIAKQRNGPVGTVELAFLRECTRFESLRDIPEPRIQPPPR; from the coding sequence GTGACCGCGCTTCCCGCCCACGACGATCGCGAGCTTCGCCCCGCGACCGCGAACCGGGCCGCGGAGCGCGACTCCGCCCGCATCCCGCCGCAGGCGCTCGACGCCGAGCGCTCGGTGCTCGGATCGATGCTCCTCTCGCGGGACGCGATCGCGACGGCGCTCCAGCACCTCGGCGAGAACGCCTTCTACCGCGAGTCGCACCGGAAGATCTGGCGCGCCATCATCGAGATCTCGGACGGGACGCGTCCGGTCGACCTCCTGATGCTCCTCGAGGAGCTGAAGAAGCGGCACGAGCTCGACGCCGTGGGAGGCGCGGCCTATCTCACGACGCTCGACCAGTACGTCTCGACCGCGGCGAACGTGGAGCACTACTGCAAGATCGTCCACGAGAAGGCGATCCTCCGGAGCCTGATCGACGTGGGCACCGAGATCGTGGCCGAGGCCTTCGACGGCCGGGACGAGCCGGCGCAGCTCCTCGATCGCGCGGAGCAGGCCATCTTCGCGCTCTCGGACGAGCGCCTCCGCACGGGGTTCCTGCCGATGCGCCAGCTCGTGCTCCAGGGCTACTCGGCGATCGAGGAGTACCGGCAGCGGCAGGTGCACGTCACCGGCGTTCCCTCGGGTTTCTACGACCTCGACGAGATGACGGCGGGATTCCAGAAGTCCGACTTCGTCGTGATCGCGGGGCGCCCCTCGATGGGAAAGACCGCGTTCGCGATGAACATCGCCGACTTCGTGGGCGCGCGTGCCAAGGCGAAGGACCGGATGGCGGTCGCGGTCTTCAGCCTGGAGATGTCGAAGGAGTCGCTCGTGCAGCGGCTCCTCTGCTCGCTCGCGAAGGTGGACATCCACAAGGTCCGCCGCGGGTTCGCGAGCGCGCAGGAGTACAAGGCGCTCCAGCAGGCCGCGGCGCAGCTCCACGAGGCGCCGATCTACATCGACGACACCGCCGCGATCTCGATCCTCGAGATGCGCGCCAAGGCGCGGCGGCTCGTGTCGGAGATGCCGCTCGGAATGATCGTGATCGACTACCTCCAGCTCATCCGCGGGCCTCAGGATTCGGAGAACCGACAGCAGGAGATCTCGAGCATCAGCCGCTCGCTCAAGGCGCTCGCGAAGGAGCTGCAGGTGCCGGTGCTCGCGCTCTCGCAGCTCTCCCGGGCGGTCGAGACGCGCGGCGGCTCGAAGCGCCCGATGCTCTCCGACCTCCGCGAGTCCGGCGCCATCGAGCAGGACGCGGACGTGGTGCTCTTCGTGTACCGGCAGGACGCCTACGAGAACGACCCCGCCAAGATGGACGGCAAGGCCGAGATCATCATCGCCAAGCAGCGGAACGGACCCGTGGGGACGGTCGAGCTCGCCTTCCTCCGCGAGTGCACGCGGTTCGAGTCCCTGCGCGACATTCCGGAGCCCCGAATCCAGCCGCCGCCGCGGTGA